A genomic stretch from Megachile rotundata isolate GNS110a chromosome 1, iyMegRotu1, whole genome shotgun sequence includes:
- the LOC100879666 gene encoding scavenger receptor class B member 1: MKLPIPLQQFKKCIILFLLGISCSILAYILYIINPMKLILEQKLQMAPDSLAFHLWKNPPISVYIKVYIFNITNPAEFLKGEEKLKVQEIGPYVYQEILVNENVVWHKNNTISYMPNRTVVYIPEMSNGDPEKDIVQVPNIPMLGISSSLHDRGFFVNYPWTSLVNMLDSKPILNISVYEYLWGYEDSLVRLASTIVPSFINFQKFGLLDRMYDEGNNIVTMNVGKNENMTDENGRYLSIESINGSPGLPQWGYREEEGNETYPENTICNRIRGATEGELFPSYLDEHAVFRVYRKAFCRAIPIVFKEKVWVESGLDGYLYTVADNFLDSPEENPDNECYCRNKPKCMKRGLSDMTPCYYTIPAAMSMPHFLDADRKFREDVEGLAPDPEKHKTKIVLQPTIGIPIKVNSRIQINLVMAETTYNSRISAFNGLTVPLFWSDLSIPSVPDDLLFLLKLVLYVLPIIQTVIIWLLAIGGVTMTVLSIPAMLWTVNQQQEPLSIERRDSCDLRIPLNYGQYTTIRILPAIKKITSKTDLFS; the protein is encoded by the exons ATGAAACTCCCAATTCCGCTTCAGCAGTTCAAAA AATGCATAATACTGTTTTTACTGGGTATCAGTTGCAGTATCTTGGCTTACATACTTTACATAATTAATCCAATGAAGTTAATATTGGAGCAA aAATTGCAAATGGCACCAGATTCGTTGGCCTTTCATTTATGGAAAAATCCACCTATCAGTGTGTATATCAAAGTGTACATATTCAATATCACCAATCCGGCGGAATTCCTCAAAGGTGAGGAGAAATTGAAAGTCCAAGAAATCGGTCCTTACGTTTATCA GGAAATTTTAGTGAATGAAAATGTTGTGTGGCACAAGAACAACACGATTTCGTACATGCCGAATAGAACGGTAGTGTACATTCCAGAGATGTCCAATGGTGATCCAGAAAAAGATATCGTGCAGGTGCCAAATATACCCATGTTG GGTATCTCATCGTCGCTACATGACCGTGGGTTCTTTGTTAACTACCCATGGACCAGTTTGGTGAACATGCTGGACAGCAAACCGATATTGAATATAAGCGTATACGAATATCTATGGGGTTATGAAGATTCTTTGGTTCGATTAGCGAGCACCATTGTGCCGAGCTTCATCAACTTCCAGAAGTTCGGATTACTGGATAGG ATGTACGACGAGGGAAACAATATTGTGACCATGAACGTCGGGAAGAACGAGAATATGACCGACGAAAATGGACGTTATCTGAGCATCGAAAGTATTAATGGCAGCCCTGGTTTGCCGCAATGGGGATACCGGGAAGAAGAAGGAAACGAAACGTATCCAga GAATACTATTTGCAACCGAATCAGGGGAGCTACCGAAGGAGAATTATTCCCATCGTATTTAGACGAACACGCTGTCTTCAGAGTGTACAGAAAAGCATTCTGCAGAGCGATACCGATTGTGTTCAAGGAAAAAGTATGGGTCGAAAGCGGTCTCGACGGTTATCTGTACACTGTGGCAGACAATTTCTTGGATTCGCCGGAAGAAAATCCTGATAACGAGTGCTACTGCCGAAACAAACCCAAGTGTATGAAGAGAGGATTGTCTGACATGACTCCTTGTTATTACA CTATCCCAGCAGCAATGTCTATGCCACATTTCCTCGACGCTGACCGAAAGTTTCGCGAAGACGTCGAAGGACTCGCTCCAGATCCAGAGAAGCACAAGACCAAGATCGTTCTGCAACCG ACGATTGGAATCCCGATAAAAGTTAACTCGAGAATACAGATCAACCTCGTTATGGCTGAAACTACCTACAATTCGAGGATCTCGGCCTTCAACGGTCTTACGGTTCCATTATTCTGGAGCGATCTG tcTATACCTTCAGTACCGGACGATCTGTTGTTCCTCTTGAAACTGGTGCTCTACGTACTTCCAATAATCCAGACAGTAATAATTTGGTTACTGGCCATTGGGGGAGTGACGATGACCGTATTATCAATTCCAGCCATGCTGTGGACAGTCAACCAGCAACAGGAACCCCTTTCGATAGAAAGGAGAGACAGTTGCGATTTAAGAATACCGTTGAACTACGGTCAATATACAACGATACGTATTTTGCCGGCTATTAAAAAGATCACCTCGAAAACGGACTTATTTAGTTAA
- the pll gene encoding serine/threonine-protein kinase pelle, giving the protein MTSNCANNIKYIYQLPFLERSELCKILNQNDKWEELAGIWMHYDVFAIQSLRKEKNPTDELLTMWGHHNHTILELFVLLSKMQHYQAMLPLKLYVEEKYHKLISCGEGNLNRILERRLQKNTKDLKIGIQNFNQIAPPEPNVPKIIVERNTKEESYKILNKPMQAMHIADTPSNSNNLLVGSVAPAHLLSPLLQHGISNGKRNNEVAAIQAETTLPQASYEELTIVTNDWDKGYILGRGGFGTVYKGIWKNTEVAIKKLEKRRTDSNESYAIQLQQSLREIKILNSFPHENILPLYAYSLDGKSPCLVYQFMKNGSLEDRLLLRHKTQPLTWMQRHQIAKGTACGLQYLHIIGKKPLIHGDIKSANILLDKSFEPKIGDFGLAREGPEEDSMKVSKIHGTRPYLPEEFLYKRELSTKVDTYSFGIVLFELATGLSAYDESRVQDKFLKDFINGWEKSQLDLLRDKKAGEKDSQVYNNLMILGKWCTNSVQNRPEMSSVFKKFNGL; this is encoded by the exons ATGACATCTAATTGtgcgaataatattaaatatatttatcaatTACCATTTTTGGAGCGATCAGaactttgtaaaatattaaatcaaaatGATAAGTGGGAAGAACTTGCTG GGATATGGATGCATTATGATGTATTTGCGATACAAAGTTTAAGGAAAGAAAAGAATCCTACAGATGAATTGTTGACGATGTGgggccatcacaatcacactattttagaattgtttgtgttattgtcCAAAATGCAACACTACCAGGCTATGTTACCATTAAAATTGTATGTAGaagaaaaatatcataaattaatCAGTTGTGGTGAGGGTAATCTTAATAGAATACTTGAAAGACGTCTTCAAAAAAACAcaaaggatttgaaaattggtatacaaaattttaatcagATTGCACCACCAGAACCAAATGTACCAAAAATTATTGTGGAAAGAAACACAAAAGAGGaatcttataaaatattgaataaaccAATGCAAGCTATGCACATAGCAGATACTCCAAGTAATTCTAATAATCTACTTGTTGGTTCTGTAGCTCCAGCACATCTTTTATCGCCTCTTTTACAGCATGGTATATCTAATGGAAAAAGAAATAATGAAGTAGCAGCTATTCAAGCAGAAACAACTCTGCCTCAAGCAAGTTATGAAGAATTAACTATAGTTACAAATGATTGGGACAAAGGTTATATATTAGGAAGAGGTGGTTTTGGAACAGTATATAAAG gtatttggaagaACACAGAAGTTGCTATTAAAAAACTAGAGAAAAGAAGGACTGATTCAAATGAAAGTTACGCGATCCAACTTCAGCAATCActtagagaaataaaaattttaaattctttcccacatgaaaatattttaccatTGTATGCATATAGCTTGGATGGCAAATCACCTTGTCTTGTATACCAATTTATGAAAAATGGATCTTTAGAAGATAGATTATTGTTAAGACATAAAACTCAGCCTTTGACTTGGATGCAACGTCATCAAATAGCAAAAGGGACAGCATGTGGTTTACAGTATTTACATATAATTGGAAAAAAGCCTTTGATTCATGGAGATATAAAGAGTGCCAATATTTTACTTGACAAAAGCTTTGAACctaaaattggagattttggattAGCTAGAGAAGGTCCTGAGGAAGATTCTATGAAA GTAAGTAAGATTCATGGTACCAGGCCTTACCTTCCAgaagaatttttatataaacgaGAATTGTCTACAAAAGTAGATACTTATAGTTTTGGTATAGTATTATTTGAATTAGCTACTGGTTTATCAGCTTATGATGAGTCTAGAGTACAGGATAAATTCTTAAAAGATTTTATTAATGGTTGGGAAAAATCACAGCTTGATTTACTAAGAGACAAAAAGGCAGGTGAGAAAGACAGTCAGgtttataacaatttaatgaTTTTGGGAAAATGGTGTACTAATTCAGTACAAAATAGACCTGAAATGAGTTCTGTGTTTAAGAAATTCAATGGATTATAA